The Terriglobus sp. TAA 43 sequence TACGACACCGCCAACAACAATGGGTCGCCCAGGCGAAGCCATGTCCGCAGACTTCCAGACTTCAGTGAGCGTGGGCTTACCACCGTCTTCTGTCATCTTAAAGGCGTGCACTGCGCCGATGCTCTTTGTGCTATCCGTAGCGAGCAGCCAATGTGCCCCGTTATCGTCATCGAAAGTGGCAAGTGCAGTCGGATTGAAACCGACTGCACTTGAGATCGGCGTAGAGGCTCCTCCAGTCGCATCCAGCAACACAATGCTTCCATCCTTTGTCCCCGCGGCAACCCACTCTGCATTTTTTCCAGTGACGATGATCGGCGTAGAAGCCAACTGCACATCAGCAACCTTCGTGCTCTCGAGGACTTTCGGCTTTAAGGCGAAGAGTGCAGAGTCGGTCGAGACAAAGAGTGTTCCCGCTCGATTGAAAGCCGGAGCGCCAAGGATGTTGCCTCCCTGCGACTTCCAGGTCCCTTCAGGCGCCATGTCCTTGGTCTTAACATCGAGCGCATAGATTGTGTTCGGTGAGGAGCCACAGCCTGACATCGTGGCAGCGTAGAGTGTGTCCTGCACAACAATCAGGTTGGACGGTGCGCTCCCCGGTGGAAGAAATGGAACCGGCTTGAACGCTTCTTTCCCTGAGTCGAACGTGATCGCACGGGCCATCCCATCGCTGGTAACAAGGAATATCGGCACAGAGAAACGTATACCCGGCGGAAGTTGCTGCGCGGGAGCAGCGACACGCTGCCCTGGTCCCCCACCTAACTGCCCGCCCATCGCAGCAGCGAGTGGTATGCCTTCATGCGGCTTGCCGGTAACCGTGTGATATCCGACGGAGGGGCGAGGTGTACGCGGCGGAATGGGTGTGAGAGAGGATAGCTTGCCAATCGCTGAAGACCACGATGCGCAAGCCTGCGCCTTGGAGGCGGTTCCGTAATGCTTGCTCCAGAAAGGAACTCCCAGATCGTAATCCACTGTGTAGATCGAGTCAGGACCACCGACTACGGTGAGAGCTTTGAACCCCCGATAACCGATGTATGTCGAGATCAGGATCGGTTCCGCTGCCTTCCCTGCGGTGGTGTCCATCGCAACCTTCCACAAGAACTTGAAGGCATCTGGCTTGACGATCTTCGCAGGCGTTACCTGTGGATCAGAACGAACCCACGATGTTCTTTGCGGGTCGCCGGCAGAGGTTGTCCAATCCGGGCCACCGCGTTGTGCACTTGCAAATGGTGCCATCAACGTCGCAGCGACAAGTCCCATCATTGGGAGAGAAATTCTGTTCAGGGTCATTTGGCCACTCCAAACGCATAAACATTGCCGTCATAGGTGGGCAGATACACCTTGCCATTCGCAGCAGAGATACCACTGAAATGACTCCATCCCGTGATCTGATTGCCACTTGTCCACAGTTGCTTTCCGGTCGTGGCATCCAGAGCAAGCAGGACAGCGTGGCGTCCGCCCGCAATACGCATTGTGGACTGCGCCGATACGGGCCCCGCAGCAGGTACAGGTGGCTGCGGTTCCGGCGTTTCATTCCAGGCGCGATCCACGTGTGATTGGCGAGTATCCTCGCCGCTGCCGTAGACGAACATCACACCGTTGGCGATAAGTGCTTCGTCAGCCATGTCGATATCGACCGAAAGCCATTGCGGAGTTAGTGCCCACTTGCCATTCCGCTCTTCGACTTTGAAAGCCGCCACGCCGCCATTGACGGGACGACTGAATTCCTTAGGCGCATGGAATCGCTTAGAGACCGGGCCGTTGAAAGGAACCGCAATCCATGGAGTACCTGTCGCGTCTTTCCATACACTCAGCGCTCCCCAGACTCCCGTTCCTGCATAGTTTGGCTCGTCGTTGCAGATAAGACCGGTATCCGCGAGATCGGTGCGATGATCATCGCCACCGAAGTTGTCACGATCGAGTAGCCAGACACGACATTCTTTACTGGTGCCGACCAGGAGCTTCTTGCCTTGGTATTCAAAAGCGACAGGAGTGGTGTTCACATCAAGGTCACGTTTAAAAAGGAACGCAGCGTTTGGAGGCGAGAAATAATCGGTCAGTTTGAGCTCGCCCTTGCCGTCAATCTGAGCAGCAACGATGCCGTTACCCAGACGACCGTTTTCCGCATCCCACAGCCCATCGCCTGTGCCCATGTAAACCACTCCTTCCGGACTGACAGGCGTTCCGCGGCGTCCCCATAAGCCTCCACCGCTGGGTAAAAACAGGCTGGTGACGTGTGTCTCAAGGTTGTAGGAATAAATGCCGTTAATGAGGCCACCGCAGCCCTGTGCTGTGCTGGTGTAGATGACGTTCTTAAAGATGTTGAGCGCATACGGCTTGCCATTCGGTGGCATAAATTTCTCCACCGGATCAGCGTCGGTTCCATCTGCTGGATTGATCGTATGCAGTTGACCATCCCAGGAGACGGCATAAACCTTGTAGCTTCCTGGACCAGTTTTCAGCATCGCAGGAACCGCTGTCTGACCACCGGGACAAAGCGTTGCAGCAGGGCGACCGCCGGTCGGATTAGGACTCTTGAAGTTGATGTGCCACAGAGTCTGACCGGTCTTCGCGTCGAGTCCGAACAAGTCATCAGACGCGCCGGCGAAAATAGCAACTTCCTTCTTTCCGGCAGGAGTATCCACGCTGTCTGCGATCAGCGGAGGGAAGAGATTTGTCATTTCGTGCGGCTTACTATCCAGGTGTACTTTCCATAACAGCTTCATCCCGGGGACATTGGTCAGACTGAAAGACTTGTCGTCTTTGAGCCAGCCCGTTCGAGAGCTGTCGACACCCTCAGTCAGATAATCAACAGACCATGCCGTACTGAATGTGATCATCAGTATCGCGGCAACGGCCAAAAACTTCTTTCGATGCTCCATAACGAAGCCTCCTGTGGTGCCACTCAGAGAGCGTTTTCGGCTCCGAAATTCTGAGACGATTCATCTCCTCGTCAAAGCAAACACCAATCGTATCTCCCGCTGCGATACACGGCAGGTAGTAGGGATGCTTTTGCGAGGAACTTATCGTTGCGCCGCTAAACTATCGCCTACGGGATAAAACCGTCAAGCGAGAAAATAAGTGGGGCCAAGATGGCGTGACCGCTGGGTTCCGTCGATGTATTCCCAGCACTGCCAAGAGAGCCTCCTTGAGAAATTTCGCACTATATTGCTAGAATTCCGGGCAATATGACCAATCAGACTCTCCGCGTCGTCCGGCGTTGTATATATCTCGGATTTGCATTTTTCGTGATGGGCGCTCATGCCCAACAGATGGCGGACGGTCCTGACAAGGATCTCTTCGTGAAAACTTGTTCCAAATGCCATGAGATCGAACGAGTGCTCTCGAAGCGACAGGACAAGAGTGGCTGGCAGGAAACCGTCACAAAGATGCAGGGCTACGGCCTGGTCGCAGACGATGCTGATTTGAAACGTATCATCGACTATCTGGCAGCCAATCTGCCGGCAGAAGCAATCCTCAAACTCAACGTCAATACAGCAACCCGGATCGATTTCGAATCCCTGCTCTCAGTGAAGCGATCCGTCGCCGCGGCCATCATCGAGTATCGGGACAAGAATGGTGGTTTCAAATCCATCGACGAACTGAAGAAGGTGCCCGGCGTCGACGCTGACGTCGTGGATGCGAAGAAGAACAGTCTCACGCTGTAATGGATGAGTCCTTAAACACCGCTGCCGTAAATCTCATCGATGAGCTTTTGCAGATAGACCTTTGACTGCATGATGTCGGAAATCTGTTGCGGACCAGAAATCTCGCGCTCGATGGTGAAGGGTCCTGTGTAGTTTGCCTCTTTGAGTTTGCGAATGAGCGCGGGGAAGTCTACCTTCCCTGTGCCGATAGCAACTTCTTTGCCGAGATCGTGCGGATTTGTCGGAAAGAGACCGTCTTTCATGTGAGTGCCGCGCACGAATTTGCCGAAGACATCCATTGCATCGACCGGATTTCCCTTGTCGTACAGGATGAGATTCGCCGTATCGAGATTGACGAAGACGTTGCCCTCTGCCACATCCTGAATCATGCGCAGCATCGTGATCGGTGTCTCTTCCCCCGTCTCACAAAGCAGCATTACTCCGTTTTGCTTGCAATGGCTTGCTACTTCTTTGATCGCGGTGATGGCAACAGCGTAGCGGGGATCTCCGGGCTCTTCGGGTATGAACCCAAGATGGGTGTGAATGGCCGGAATATTAGAAGCGTGGGCGAAATCGGCTGCAAGTTTGAGTGCATCGATCCTCTGCCTCCGATAGGTGGGAGGAACGATTCCAATCGTCTCAGCTCCGTGATCGAAATCGAAGATTCGCGGCCCGGGATTATGTTCACTGACAGCCGTGACTCCGACGTTGTACTTCTTCAACGCATCCTGCAGCGGTGCGACCTTGCTCAGGCTCAACTCCTCAAAAAAGATTTGGCATTGGGTAAATCCAAGATCGTGTACATGCTTGATCGTGGCTTCCGGAGAACCGTCCTTTGTGACCTTCACAACAAGCCCAAGTTGAGGCACAGAAGAAGCCGCCAATGCGACGGAGGGCAAAGCTGCGCTCACCAGAGAGGTTGTGACTAGCTGAAGAAACCGGCGTCGATTCAAAGAGCCCATTGAGATATCTCCCGGATGAAAACAAGACTGCGGTCAACAGTAAGAATGCATCGTGCAAATGAAATAGTCAGAGACCAAACGGCTCAGGTAGAGTCGCTCTGAAGTAACGACAAAACGACTAGGCGATACGTCGGCTGGTCAACGTCTCACCTTTATAGAACAATCAATTCCCCATTCAGCCATACATCGTGAAGGATGAGTTCGCCAGTCCAGCGAAAGCGAATCAGATCGGCGCTGCTGCCGACCGCGATCCGGCCTCGATTGTTTACAAAACGGCCGGGAATCTCGGTCGCCATTCTGAGAACTTCACTCAGCGGGCGTCCGCTCATTCGAACAGCCTTTCCTATGCACTGTGCAAGGGGAACCGTTGCTCCCGCCAGAGCGGTGGAACCGAGCAGAGACAACCTTCCATCTTCGCTGAGTTCAACGTTGCCGCCAACAGGAGCGACATAGATTCCCGGCGGCATTCCAGAGAGCGCAACCATGTCAGACACAAGAATCGACTGATCAATCCCCTTCGCTCGCACCATTGCCTTGAATGTTTCGGCTGGAAGATGATGGCCATCCGCAATGAAGGATGCTGTCAGGCGATCCTCCGCGAGCTGACTCCATATCGGATTCGGATGCCTGGGAAGAGTCGCAGCGAGGGCGTTTCCCAGATGAGTCGAAAGGCGGGCACCCGCCTCGACAGCACAATGGATCTGATCCGTTGAGGCATGCGTATGCCCAAGCGATACGTGGATACCACGCGCTACGAGGCCAGCGATGTACTGTGCGGAGTCATCGTGGTGAGGCGACATCGTGACCATCCCGACGAGATCACCACAGGACTTTTGCCAACGATCGAATTCCTCCAGCGAAGGCGGGCGAACGTGCTCTTGAGGATGAGCGCCTCGATAGCCATCCAGAGGAGAGATATGTGGCCCCTCGACATGAACAAAAGGGATGCAAGCTGCGGCCCGTTGAGAAGCTTTCCGCGCTTTTGCAATAACTTCAAGGCTGCGCAACATCATCGCCTCTGAAGCTGTAATCACGGTGGGGGCAAAGCAGGTGACACCTGTCGCAAGCATTGCGTCTACAATTTCGACGACGCCCTGCACCATGGCCTCAGGGCCATTGAAGTCCCGACCGGCGAAACCATTTACCTGGAGATCGATGAGGCCCGCGGATATCCACAGATCGCAATCTTTGGGCCCCGGCTCGATCGATGCAATTCTGCCGTCCTTGATATGAAGGCGCACAGGTTGTCCTGTAGCGGGGTCGCGGCCGATGATCAATTCTTCCTTCACAAGACGTCCCATACATTACGTGGTCAGAAGCGAACTCGAATCGGTATCCAGATAGACGCTGCAGTTGGGATGAGTCTTGAGCGCCGTGGCCGGAAATTGTCCACTGACGGGATATTCCATCATG is a genomic window containing:
- a CDS encoding sugar phosphate isomerase/epimerase, producing MGSLNRRRFLQLVTTSLVSAALPSVALAASSVPQLGLVVKVTKDGSPEATIKHVHDLGFTQCQIFFEELSLSKVAPLQDALKKYNVGVTAVSEHNPGPRIFDFDHGAETIGIVPPTYRRQRIDALKLAADFAHASNIPAIHTHLGFIPEEPGDPRYAVAITAIKEVASHCKQNGVMLLCETGEETPITMLRMIQDVAEGNVFVNLDTANLILYDKGNPVDAMDVFGKFVRGTHMKDGLFPTNPHDLGKEVAIGTGKVDFPALIRKLKEANYTGPFTIEREISGPQQISDIMQSKVYLQKLIDEIYGSGV
- a CDS encoding helix-hairpin-helix domain-containing protein yields the protein MLSKRQDKSGWQETVTKMQGYGLVADDADLKRIIDYLAANLPAEAILKLNVNTATRIDFESLLSVKRSVAAAIIEYRDKNGGFKSIDELKKVPGVDADVVDAKKNSLTL
- a CDS encoding PQQ-binding-like beta-propeller repeat protein, producing the protein MEHRKKFLAVAAILMITFSTAWSVDYLTEGVDSSRTGWLKDDKSFSLTNVPGMKLLWKVHLDSKPHEMTNLFPPLIADSVDTPAGKKEVAIFAGASDDLFGLDAKTGQTLWHINFKSPNPTGGRPAATLCPGGQTAVPAMLKTGPGSYKVYAVSWDGQLHTINPADGTDADPVEKFMPPNGKPYALNIFKNVIYTSTAQGCGGLINGIYSYNLETHVTSLFLPSGGGLWGRRGTPVSPEGVVYMGTGDGLWDAENGRLGNGIVAAQIDGKGELKLTDYFSPPNAAFLFKRDLDVNTTPVAFEYQGKKLLVGTSKECRVWLLDRDNFGGDDHRTDLADTGLICNDEPNYAGTGVWGALSVWKDATGTPWIAVPFNGPVSKRFHAPKEFSRPVNGGVAAFKVEERNGKWALTPQWLSVDIDMADEALIANGVMFVYGSGEDTRQSHVDRAWNETPEPQPPVPAAGPVSAQSTMRIAGGRHAVLLALDATTGKQLWTSGNQITGWSHFSGISAANGKVYLPTYDGNVYAFGVAK
- a CDS encoding N-acetylglucosamine-6-phosphate deacetylase, which produces MGRLVKEELIIGRDPATGQPVRLHIKDGRIASIEPGPKDCDLWISAGLIDLQVNGFAGRDFNGPEAMVQGVVEIVDAMLATGVTCFAPTVITASEAMMLRSLEVIAKARKASQRAAACIPFVHVEGPHISPLDGYRGAHPQEHVRPPSLEEFDRWQKSCGDLVGMVTMSPHHDDSAQYIAGLVARGIHVSLGHTHASTDQIHCAVEAGARLSTHLGNALAATLPRHPNPIWSQLAEDRLTASFIADGHHLPAETFKAMVRAKGIDQSILVSDMVALSGMPPGIYVAPVGGNVELSEDGRLSLLGSTALAGATVPLAQCIGKAVRMSGRPLSEVLRMATEIPGRFVNNRGRIAVGSSADLIRFRWTGELILHDVWLNGELIVL